A part of Halobaculum sp. MBLA0143 genomic DNA contains:
- a CDS encoding Gfo/Idh/MocA family protein, which yields MYEFGVVGCGVIGTRLAETLADHPDATVRAACDTDADRVEEFADTYDCVAHRDHTDLVGDDSVDVVYVGVPPVGHVPVGTDALAAGKHLLCEKPIAPTATGGETLVDAAAETDRVAGVNLPFRYTPGFRELRRRVSDGDVGEVRRVDLRFRFPRWPREWQDVAWLESREQGGPIREVGTHFLFGVDETFGPVERLTAETQYDGPERHETSVVGSFAVDGVHGTLDLATGVADDEENSITVLGTEGKLTLTDWHRLVADRGRESERVLVDDRAPTTRRLLDEFVAELDGDDGDLVSLSTATRIQRVVDAVFASDGESVALE from the coding sequence GTGTACGAGTTCGGAGTCGTCGGCTGCGGCGTGATCGGGACGAGACTCGCGGAGACGCTCGCGGACCACCCGGACGCGACCGTCCGGGCCGCGTGTGACACGGACGCCGACCGGGTCGAGGAGTTCGCCGACACGTACGACTGTGTCGCCCACCGCGACCACACGGACCTCGTCGGCGACGACAGTGTCGACGTGGTGTACGTCGGCGTCCCGCCGGTCGGGCACGTGCCCGTCGGCACGGACGCACTCGCGGCCGGGAAACACCTCCTGTGTGAGAAACCGATCGCACCGACGGCCACCGGCGGGGAGACGCTGGTCGACGCCGCCGCCGAGACGGACCGCGTGGCGGGCGTCAACCTCCCGTTCCGCTACACCCCCGGGTTCCGCGAACTTCGCCGACGGGTGTCGGACGGCGACGTCGGCGAGGTGCGGCGCGTCGACCTCCGGTTCCGGTTCCCTCGGTGGCCCCGAGAGTGGCAGGACGTCGCCTGGCTGGAGTCGCGCGAGCAGGGCGGGCCGATCCGCGAGGTCGGCACCCACTTCCTGTTCGGGGTCGACGAGACCTTCGGTCCGGTAGAGCGGCTCACTGCAGAGACACAGTACGACGGGCCGGAGCGACACGAGACCTCCGTCGTCGGGTCCTTCGCCGTCGACGGCGTCCACGGGACGCTCGACCTGGCGACCGGCGTCGCCGACGACGAGGAGAACTCGATCACCGTCCTCGGGACCGAGGGGAAGCTGACGCTGACGGACTGGCACCGGCTCGTCGCCGACCGCGGCCGCGAGTCCGAACGGGTGCTCGTCGACGACCGCGCGCCGACCACCCGACGGCTGCTCGACGAGTTCGTCGCCGAGCTCGACGGGGACGACGGCGACCTCGTGTCACTGTCGACGGCGACCCGAATCCAGCGTGTCGTCGACGCCGTGTTCGCGTCCGACGGAGAGTCCGTCGCGCTGGAGTGA
- a CDS encoding SDR family NAD(P)-dependent oxidoreductase, translating into MTDDGERPVALVTGAAGGIGRATVARFAAAGWRVYATDADEAALSAADWDGHSVSTARLDVTDADDRERVVDRVAAETGRLDCLVSLAGYALPGPVLDVPSEAVRELYDVLVHGPTALVRTAFDDLVASEGRIVTVTSSLLRAVFPGTGHYAAAKAAAARTTEAVRIECLDTPVSVTTVEPAWVDTPFERRAADRLPEDRRAAFDRTYRFHEAGRMLDGGPAAVSPARVARTVYRAATADRPRSVYPVGLPAVALWLAGLVPVGLADQIRTGVAETVTRFRSGRRRLRSFVDRLRRRVG; encoded by the coding sequence GTGACAGACGACGGGGAGCGGCCGGTCGCGCTCGTGACGGGTGCGGCCGGCGGGATCGGACGAGCGACCGTGGCGCGGTTCGCCGCCGCCGGCTGGCGGGTGTACGCGACGGACGCGGACGAGGCGGCGTTGTCGGCGGCCGACTGGGACGGCCACTCGGTGTCGACGGCGCGGCTGGACGTGACGGACGCCGACGACCGCGAGCGGGTGGTCGACCGTGTCGCCGCCGAGACCGGCCGACTCGACTGTCTCGTGAGTCTGGCTGGGTACGCGCTCCCGGGGCCCGTCCTAGACGTGCCCAGCGAGGCGGTCCGGGAGCTGTACGACGTGCTCGTCCACGGGCCGACGGCGCTCGTCCGGACGGCGTTCGACGACCTCGTTGCCTCCGAGGGCCGGATCGTGACGGTGACGAGTTCACTCCTGCGGGCGGTGTTCCCGGGGACGGGTCACTACGCCGCGGCGAAGGCGGCCGCCGCGCGGACGACGGAGGCGGTTCGGATCGAGTGTCTGGACACGCCCGTCTCGGTGACAACCGTCGAGCCAGCATGGGTGGACACCCCGTTCGAGCGTCGGGCGGCCGACAGGCTGCCGGAGGACCGCCGGGCGGCGTTCGACCGGACGTACCGCTTCCACGAGGCGGGACGGATGTTGGACGGCGGGCCGGCGGCGGTCTCACCCGCTCGGGTCGCCCGGACGGTGTACCGCGCCGCGACGGCCGACCGACCACGGTCTGTCTACCCGGTCGGGCTCCCGGCAGTCGCACTGTGGCTCGCCGGGCTCGTGCCCGTCGGACTCGCCGACCAGATCCGGACCGGAGTCGCCGAGACCGTCACCCGGTTCCGGAGCGGTCGCCGCCGGCTCCGTAGTTTCGTCGACCGACTCCGTCGGCGTGTCGGCTAA
- a CDS encoding extracellular solute-binding protein, which produces MRSRRQALSLTGAAVAAGLAGCVTDSSGTDTEAGGSGSEEAGSDDSGGSGGSDGETYEVGYEDSKTTVSAADFPEKLYVYAVQTGWSNWGAQMKTFEEKYGVPLNDDQRSSGEALSDLRANAQDPTHSAYNGGYTFGILAMKDGLTQSYKPANRDKVPEKLKTDNGHMTATRRMTTTVTYRKDIYEEEGIEPPETWEDLKREEIASKTQYQPPNAAVGLAGALSINNAYGGSLDDVQPVVDYYKDVKEKGAVFAGNVEQKFTKGEVHTFVEYDYTGLDLKYNADSIGEDQVATRLLTGPNGEKGAFNQPYGYGMLKGAPNPEACKLFMDYVLSLEGQRKFLDAFVRPIRAPELEMPDQFPPQSRYDETEFQVDYTKLVENQKSIIEQIGKGVGLTGY; this is translated from the coding sequence ATGCGATCCAGACGGCAGGCACTGTCACTGACGGGAGCGGCGGTCGCAGCCGGACTGGCCGGCTGTGTGACTGATAGCAGCGGCACGGACACGGAGGCGGGTGGTTCCGGGTCCGAGGAGGCAGGGTCGGACGACTCCGGGGGCTCGGGCGGCTCCGACGGCGAGACGTACGAGGTGGGGTACGAGGACTCGAAGACGACGGTGTCGGCCGCCGACTTCCCGGAGAAGCTGTACGTGTACGCGGTCCAGACGGGCTGGTCGAACTGGGGCGCTCAGATGAAGACGTTCGAGGAGAAGTACGGCGTCCCGTTGAACGACGATCAACGTTCCTCCGGAGAGGCGCTGTCGGACCTGCGGGCTAACGCCCAGGACCCCACCCACTCGGCGTACAACGGCGGCTACACGTTCGGCATCCTGGCGATGAAAGACGGGCTGACTCAGTCGTACAAGCCGGCCAACCGGGACAAAGTGCCGGAGAAGCTGAAGACGGACAACGGCCACATGACGGCCACCCGGCGGATGACGACCACCGTCACCTACCGGAAGGACATCTACGAGGAGGAAGGGATCGAGCCGCCGGAGACGTGGGAAGATCTCAAGCGAGAGGAGATCGCCTCGAAGACTCAGTACCAGCCGCCGAACGCGGCCGTCGGGCTGGCGGGCGCACTGTCGATCAACAACGCCTACGGCGGCAGTCTCGACGACGTGCAGCCGGTGGTCGACTACTACAAGGACGTGAAAGAGAAGGGCGCCGTGTTCGCCGGCAACGTCGAACAGAAGTTCACGAAGGGTGAGGTCCACACCTTCGTCGAGTACGACTACACCGGGCTGGACCTGAAGTACAACGCCGACTCCATCGGCGAGGACCAGGTCGCCACCAGGCTGCTCACCGGCCCCAACGGCGAGAAGGGTGCGTTCAACCAGCCGTACGGCTACGGGATGCTGAAGGGCGCCCCGAACCCGGAGGCGTGTAAGCTGTTCATGGACTACGTGCTGTCGCTGGAGGGTCAACGGAAGTTCCTCGACGCGTTCGTCCGGCCGATCCGCGCGCCGGAACTGGAGATGCCCGACCAGTTCCCGCCGCAGTCCCGTTACGACGAGACGGAGTTCCAGGTGGACTACACGAAGCTCGTGGAGAACCAGAAGTCGATCATCGAGCAGATCGGGAAGGGCGTCGGGCTGACGGGGTACTGA
- a CDS encoding ABC transporter permease: MLLVLFGVTLLFLIGPVLLTFAASFFESWTGLAPSGPLTTIHWEQALGLTETVGASRGLGTWIVDIPATGLAVRVPASIGFSMLLALAGVGINLVVGVPIAYAVTRYDFYGRDWLNTVAVLPIVPGIVLGIAFLRTYPNLPSAVALIIGYSLLKAPYMVLSVQSSFESMDLRRLEETARSLGASWPRTLATVILPNAKRGIISGSVVCWTLAAAEFNFSYIVYSRGPKPFSLFLFENISNNPFQRAAAAVSVYFLIVGLVTALLRATGERGFSAGGVQ; encoded by the coding sequence CTGCTGTTGGTCCTGTTCGGCGTGACCCTCCTGTTCCTGATCGGACCGGTCCTGCTCACGTTCGCCGCCTCCTTCTTCGAGAGTTGGACGGGGCTGGCTCCCAGCGGCCCGCTGACGACGATCCACTGGGAGCAGGCGCTCGGGCTGACGGAGACGGTCGGCGCCTCCCGCGGACTCGGCACCTGGATCGTGGACATCCCGGCGACGGGACTCGCCGTCCGGGTCCCCGCGAGCATCGGGTTCAGTATGCTGCTGGCGCTGGCGGGTGTCGGGATCAACTTAGTCGTCGGGGTACCCATCGCGTACGCCGTCACTCGGTACGACTTCTACGGCCGGGACTGGCTCAACACGGTCGCGGTGTTGCCGATCGTCCCGGGGATCGTCCTCGGGATCGCGTTTCTGCGGACGTACCCGAACCTCCCGAGCGCGGTCGCGTTGATCATCGGCTACTCCCTGCTGAAGGCACCGTACATGGTGTTGTCAGTCCAGTCGTCGTTCGAGTCGATGGACCTGCGCCGACTGGAGGAGACCGCACGGTCGCTGGGTGCCTCCTGGCCGCGGACGCTGGCGACGGTGATCCTCCCGAACGCGAAGCGGGGGATCATCTCCGGGTCCGTGGTGTGCTGGACGCTGGCGGCCGCGGAGTTCAACTTCTCGTACATCGTCTACTCCCGCGGGCCGAAGCCGTTCTCGTTGTTCCTGTTCGAGAACATCTCCAACAACCCGTTCCAACGGGCGGCCGCGGCGGTGTCGGTGTACTTCCTGATCGTCGGGTTAGTGACGGCGTTGCTGCGGGCGACCGGCGAGCGCGGGTTCTCCGCGGGTGGTGTACAGTGA
- a CDS encoding transcription antitermination protein — protein MDTEEFTDALREAHETPLSRLGSSKSLYALTGGEMAGDAVRAAVAREATLAAETYDDLAAATDGETRTLLSDLAASARDQAETAGTEPTDRQFPDLEALAATETDAGRLGGALARQLLAETRVAQAVGFFVGDADPQSAQTFRSLRSAVETDRDRVAEALAGVDDRETAREAADAVIEAAYEDYVESLESMGVEPKNVC, from the coding sequence ATGGACACCGAGGAGTTCACCGACGCGCTGCGAGAGGCACACGAGACGCCGTTGTCGCGGCTGGGGTCGTCGAAGTCGCTGTACGCGCTCACCGGCGGCGAGATGGCCGGCGACGCCGTCCGGGCGGCAGTCGCCCGCGAGGCGACGTTGGCCGCCGAGACGTACGACGACCTCGCGGCCGCGACGGACGGCGAGACACGGACGCTGCTGTCCGACCTGGCGGCGTCGGCCCGCGACCAGGCGGAGACAGCTGGCACGGAGCCGACGGACCGCCAGTTCCCGGATCTCGAAGCGCTGGCGGCGACGGAGACGGACGCCGGCCGGCTCGGCGGCGCACTCGCCCGCCAACTGCTCGCAGAGACGCGGGTCGCCCAGGCGGTGGGGTTCTTCGTCGGCGACGCCGACCCCCAGAGCGCACAGACGTTCCGGTCGCTCCGCTCGGCCGTCGAGACGGACCGCGACCGCGTGGCGGAGGCGCTGGCGGGCGTCGACGACCGGGAGACGGCCCGCGAGGCGGCCGACGCCGTGATCGAGGCCGCCTACGAAGACTACGTGGAGAGTCTCGAGTCGATGGGCGTCGAGCCGAAGAACGTCTGTTGA
- a CDS encoding nuclear transport factor 2 family protein, whose protein sequence is MSHTATVREYYDLVDAGETDALVALFAPDVTYERPGQSPIEGREALRTFYERDRPLSDGSHEVGEVVADGGTVAVRGQFEGRQAGDPVEFWFADFHTFDDAGLITHRQTFTDRDEV, encoded by the coding sequence GTGAGCCACACTGCGACTGTCCGGGAGTACTACGACCTCGTCGACGCGGGGGAGACCGACGCGCTCGTCGCCCTGTTCGCCCCGGACGTGACGTACGAACGCCCGGGACAGTCTCCCATCGAGGGGCGCGAGGCGCTGCGGACGTTCTACGAGCGCGACCGACCGTTGTCGGACGGCAGCCACGAGGTTGGCGAGGTCGTCGCCGACGGCGGGACCGTCGCCGTCCGTGGCCAGTTCGAGGGTCGCCAGGCCGGCGATCCGGTCGAGTTCTGGTTCGCCGACTTCCACACGTTCGACGACGCAGGACTGATCACCCACCGGCAGACGTTCACCGACCGCGACGAGGTGTGA
- a CDS encoding ABC transporter permease, translating to MSTLDSESLRRAATVAAPETERDREHRRIALLSLPFLALATFGAFVPLAEMLRVSTSTSSFAVEGFTLSAYRELFASMLAFVPIVGDALVPEASAVYGSVIWNSLWFGAVTTVVSVAVGVGLAHSLEKYDLPFEGTLVTLLSFPISLPGIVAAFMMIVLFGTTGVLSNALAFLVGTNPDAVALTGQPSGSPAAVLGLFFGYLYSMIPRATFLLRGTYAEVNRDAEEAARALGASPLETFRHVTLPQIRPGVVAALILTFRTALAIFGTVLVLKALSVVTFRFDQEIQVGFDLPMASALAVVFFAFTLAFTFLGLRFTSAEVGEA from the coding sequence ATGTCCACACTCGACTCGGAGTCACTGCGCCGGGCCGCGACGGTCGCTGCCCCGGAGACGGAGCGGGACCGCGAGCACCGCCGGATCGCCCTGCTGTCGCTGCCGTTCCTCGCGCTGGCGACGTTCGGCGCGTTCGTCCCGCTCGCGGAGATGCTGCGGGTGAGCACCTCCACCTCCAGTTTCGCGGTCGAGGGGTTCACGCTGTCCGCCTACCGGGAGCTGTTCGCGTCGATGCTGGCGTTCGTCCCGATCGTCGGCGACGCGCTCGTCCCCGAGGCCAGCGCCGTGTACGGCTCCGTGATCTGGAACTCGCTGTGGTTCGGCGCCGTGACGACCGTCGTCAGCGTCGCCGTCGGCGTCGGGCTGGCCCACAGTTTGGAGAAGTACGACCTCCCGTTCGAAGGGACACTCGTCACGCTGCTGTCGTTCCCGATCAGTCTTCCGGGGATCGTCGCGGCGTTCATGATGATCGTCCTGTTCGGGACGACCGGCGTCCTCTCGAACGCGCTGGCGTTCCTCGTCGGGACGAACCCGGACGCGGTGGCGCTGACGGGCCAGCCGTCTGGCAGCCCCGCGGCCGTGCTGGGGCTGTTCTTCGGCTACCTCTACTCCATGATCCCGCGAGCGACGTTCCTCCTCCGGGGGACGTACGCGGAGGTGAACCGCGACGCCGAGGAGGCCGCCCGGGCGCTGGGCGCGAGCCCGTTGGAGACGTTCCGGCACGTCACTCTCCCGCAGATTCGGCCGGGGGTCGTCGCGGCGCTGATCCTCACCTTCCGGACGGCACTGGCCATCTTCGGCACCGTGCTCGTTCTGAAGGCGCTGTCGGTCGTGACGTTCCGGTTCGACCAGGAGATCCAGGTCGGATTCGACCTCCCGATGGCGTCTGCGCTTGCGGTGGTGTTCTTCGCGTTCACGCTCGCGTTCACCTTCCTCGGGCTGCGGTTCACGAGCGCGGAGGTGGGTGAAGCGTGA
- a CDS encoding stage II sporulation protein M — MSQPDDDRERPPTERSLPPLSDRDPTVSGAVTAAGRVVRDLPTAVLPAYLVALGAAGVARAPLLLALGVAVAFLAATGRIEPVLRAAEPLVGRDGADGVVDPADPSTPPGAPDLSIPPELSAAVADLASPTVVGVVVAGVLLSVLAFALVRGVSVAVTQSTVWAALAVEDDPEPARTALTAGVRGAGRWRTFLGLFLLRLVVGLLFVGAPLAATGVFVAAGSVAAAVTVLLGLGGVLVTLVVVILLSFAGPAAVVDDRGVVGAVRGSLGFFRHHPAVAVAFVVAAGGLYVASGVVAGVLGTVSAARVGALLTPLVVSPVVDLLATAVYAGVRTGPASPDTRSAAVAPDGDDATSGRDGHDRSAPGGDTSDHATLDRDTDDREPGATARSTQTHTTAARDDPAATATSVEPAAPAGPPTVPTRSRQSVVDRLRTAFGGGLRAFTGFAAESPLAVVGALAAFAVGLLGGWGLTAPAGLAVPPPENVGNVFGAFPVNDFLNIAANNWLVAATGVYSGLAFGVPAAVAAAFNGALVGALAGAFDLQGFVALVAPHGILEIPVLLVAWGLGLHLAGVGWRGVRGRTDAATVADELRHGAHVLGGVAVLLVVAALIEAFLTPAIAEFVL; from the coding sequence GTGTCCCAGCCAGACGACGACCGGGAGCGTCCGCCGACGGAACGGTCGCTCCCCCCGCTCTCGGATCGTGATCCGACCGTCTCCGGCGCCGTCACGGCCGCCGGCCGGGTCGTGCGCGACCTCCCGACGGCCGTCCTGCCGGCGTACCTGGTCGCGCTCGGCGCCGCCGGGGTCGCCCGTGCGCCGTTGTTGCTGGCGCTCGGGGTCGCGGTCGCGTTCCTGGCCGCGACCGGCCGGATCGAGCCCGTGCTCCGGGCGGCCGAGCCGCTCGTCGGCCGCGACGGCGCCGACGGCGTAGTCGACCCCGCCGACCCCAGCACACCGCCCGGCGCCCCGGACCTGTCGATCCCGCCGGAGCTGTCTGCGGCGGTCGCCGACCTCGCCTCGCCGACGGTCGTCGGGGTCGTCGTCGCCGGCGTCCTGCTGTCGGTCCTGGCGTTCGCGCTCGTTCGCGGCGTCTCCGTCGCCGTCACACAGTCGACGGTCTGGGCCGCGCTCGCGGTCGAAGACGACCCCGAGCCCGCGCGAACGGCGCTGACCGCCGGCGTGCGCGGCGCCGGTCGCTGGCGGACGTTCCTCGGGCTGTTCCTCCTCCGTCTCGTCGTCGGACTCCTGTTCGTCGGCGCCCCGCTGGCGGCGACAGGGGTGTTCGTCGCCGCCGGCTCCGTGGCCGCGGCCGTGACGGTCCTGCTCGGGCTCGGCGGCGTGCTCGTCACGCTGGTGGTCGTGATCCTCCTGTCGTTCGCCGGGCCGGCCGCCGTCGTCGACGACCGAGGCGTCGTCGGCGCCGTCCGGGGGAGTCTCGGCTTCTTCCGGCACCACCCCGCCGTCGCGGTCGCGTTCGTCGTCGCCGCAGGCGGGCTGTACGTCGCGTCCGGCGTCGTCGCCGGCGTCCTCGGCACCGTCTCGGCCGCCCGCGTCGGCGCGCTCCTGACGCCGCTCGTCGTCTCCCCGGTGGTCGATCTCCTCGCCACCGCCGTCTACGCCGGCGTCCGGACGGGCCCCGCGTCTCCGGACACACGGTCGGCGGCGGTCGCCCCCGACGGTGACGACGCCACGTCCGGCCGCGACGGGCACGACCGCAGCGCGCCAGGTGGCGACACGTCCGACCACGCAACACTCGACCGCGACACGGACGACCGGGAGCCGGGAGCGACCGCTCGGTCGACACAGACGCACACGACGGCGGCACGAGACGACCCAGCGGCGACGGCGACCAGTGTCGAGCCGGCCGCACCCGCCGGTCCGCCGACGGTACCGACCCGGTCTCGGCAGTCGGTCGTCGACCGGCTCCGGACGGCGTTCGGCGGCGGGCTCCGGGCGTTCACCGGGTTCGCGGCCGAGTCGCCGCTGGCGGTCGTCGGCGCGCTGGCGGCGTTCGCCGTCGGCCTCCTGGGCGGCTGGGGGCTCACCGCGCCCGCCGGCCTGGCCGTCCCGCCGCCGGAGAACGTGGGCAACGTCTTCGGGGCGTTCCCGGTGAACGACTTCCTCAACATCGCGGCCAACAACTGGCTCGTTGCCGCGACCGGCGTGTACAGCGGGCTCGCCTTCGGCGTGCCCGCGGCCGTCGCGGCGGCGTTCAACGGCGCACTCGTCGGCGCGCTCGCCGGCGCGTTCGACCTCCAAGGGTTCGTCGCGCTCGTCGCCCCCCACGGAATCCTCGAGATTCCCGTCCTCCTCGTCGCCTGGGGGCTGGGGCTCCACCTCGCCGGCGTCGGCTGGCGAGGGGTTCGCGGCCGGACGGACGCCGCGACCGTCGCCGACGAACTCCGGCACGGCGCGCACGTCCTCGGTGGCGTCGCGGTGTTGCTCGTCGTCGCCGCGCTGATCGAGGCGTTCCTCACGCCCGCGATCGCGGAGTTCGTGCTGTAA
- a CDS encoding ABC transporter ATP-binding protein translates to MAERVELTDVTKRFGDTLAVDGVSLTVEPGETLGLVGPSGCGKTTTLRAVAGFETPTAGRVAFDDEPVTDVPPERRDVGLVFQSYALFDNLSVRENVAFGLKMRDVPPERRRERATELLELLGIDGMGDRDPTTLSGGQQQRVGLARALAIEPRVLLLDEPMTGLDAKLKRRLEEEIGRLLAELDVTALYVTHDQAEAMVMCDRIAVMNEGQIEQVGPPETVYERPASSFVADFVGTSNRLSATVDGDRLDLGHATVPAPPAAAAGDVTVVARPEAFTPGDGPVTATVDERFYLGDHVRASATLPDGNELTLRFDPGEEPDGDEVSLAVDPDRLHVL, encoded by the coding sequence ATGGCAGAACGAGTGGAGTTGACAGACGTGACGAAACGCTTCGGAGACACCCTCGCGGTAGACGGGGTCTCGCTGACGGTGGAGCCGGGTGAGACGCTCGGGCTCGTCGGCCCGTCCGGCTGCGGGAAGACGACCACCCTCCGGGCGGTCGCCGGCTTCGAGACGCCGACGGCCGGCCGGGTCGCCTTCGACGACGAGCCGGTGACGGACGTGCCCCCCGAGCGCCGGGACGTCGGGCTCGTGTTCCAGTCGTACGCCCTGTTCGACAACCTCTCGGTCCGGGAGAACGTCGCCTTCGGGTTGAAGATGCGAGACGTGCCCCCCGAGCGCCGGCGGGAGCGCGCGACGGAGCTGTTGGAGCTGCTGGGGATCGACGGCATGGGTGACCGCGACCCGACGACGCTGTCGGGCGGCCAACAACAGCGTGTCGGGCTGGCGCGGGCGCTGGCTATCGAGCCCCGCGTGCTCCTCTTAGACGAGCCGATGACCGGGCTAGACGCCAAGCTGAAGCGACGGCTAGAAGAGGAGATCGGTCGCCTGCTCGCGGAGTTGGACGTGACGGCGCTGTACGTCACCCACGACCAGGCGGAGGCGATGGTGATGTGCGACCGGATCGCCGTCATGAACGAGGGACAGATCGAACAGGTCGGCCCGCCGGAGACGGTGTACGAACGGCCGGCTAGCTCCTTCGTCGCCGACTTCGTCGGCACCTCCAACCGGCTGTCGGCGACCGTCGACGGCGACCGCCTGGACCTCGGTCACGCGACGGTGCCGGCGCCGCCGGCCGCCGCCGCCGGCGACGTGACCGTCGTCGCGCGACCGGAGGCGTTCACGCCCGGCGACGGCCCGGTGACGGCAACCGTCGACGAGCGGTTCTACCTCGGCGACCACGTCCGCGCCAGCGCCACGCTCCCGGACGGGAACGAGCTGACGCTCCGATTCGACCCCGGCGAGGAGCCGGACGGCGACGAGGTCTCACTCGCCGTCGACCCGGATCGACTCCACGTTCTGTGA
- a CDS encoding DUF4097 family beta strand repeat-containing protein, whose product MFGSETHETTETHEFDRPSSLAVETTNGSLTLTAHDESNVVVEAHKRGDSERELANARVVAGGTDPLSVEVEHDGGSDATVSLTVAVPTDLPIERAATTNGSVEATGVTLRGVETTNGGVELTDTTGPLSVSSTNGGVTVDGVDGDAELSTTNGGVEVSSVDGTVTAETDAGSITVREAAAIGDVRTRAGKIDAVVRAIDGDTAVESTTGSVRLRAGPELDAEVRVSSSVGGVTAPGLSGSDGIVGGAASGQVGDGGPTLTVSTQVGSVAFEQ is encoded by the coding sequence ATGTTCGGCAGCGAGACCCACGAGACCACGGAGACCCACGAGTTCGACCGTCCGTCGTCGCTCGCGGTCGAGACGACGAACGGGAGCCTCACACTCACCGCACACGACGAGTCGAACGTCGTCGTCGAGGCACACAAGCGGGGAGACAGCGAGCGGGAACTGGCGAACGCCAGAGTCGTCGCCGGTGGGACGGACCCGCTCTCGGTGGAGGTAGAACACGACGGGGGGTCGGACGCGACAGTGTCGCTGACGGTCGCGGTCCCGACAGATCTCCCGATCGAGCGGGCGGCGACGACGAACGGGAGCGTCGAGGCGACGGGTGTCACCCTCCGTGGAGTCGAGACGACGAACGGGGGCGTCGAGCTGACGGACACGACCGGGCCGTTGTCGGTCTCGTCGACGAACGGCGGGGTGACGGTCGACGGGGTGGACGGGGACGCAGAGCTGTCGACGACGAACGGGGGCGTGGAGGTGTCGTCGGTCGACGGCACCGTGACCGCCGAGACGGACGCGGGGTCGATCACGGTTCGGGAGGCCGCGGCCATCGGCGACGTACGGACGAGAGCGGGGAAGATCGACGCGGTCGTCCGGGCCATCGACGGCGACACGGCCGTCGAGAGCACGACCGGCTCCGTGCGGCTGCGCGCCGGTCCGGAGTTGGACGCCGAGGTGCGCGTGTCCTCGTCGGTCGGGGGCGTGACCGCGCCGGGGCTGTCCGGCTCCGACGGGATCGTCGGCGGCGCCGCGAGCGGGCAGGTCGGCGACGGTGGGCCGACGTTGACCGTCTCGACACAGGTGGGGAGCGTAGCGTTCGAACAGTGA
- a CDS encoding cohesin domain-containing protein has product MCLLAGGVFVATSTVAATDAIHQQQQNGTINVTTEQRGETLTVTLSASGEMAGYQANVTYDPSVVTFRGATGVDFADPVVNNNGAAGWVFLTQAAADGVENPELVQITFEVVGNGNPQIGFDRSNTLLNDADAEVVEPTYETNEVGSFTVATATPTATPSPTVTRSATDSPTATPSVTDSPATADTATPPTGTSTTQSTESGTATSGTTTQDADDGLLSSPLLVGIGVGAGMVLLLGAGVLLGRRL; this is encoded by the coding sequence GTGTGTCTTCTCGCGGGGGGCGTGTTCGTCGCCACTAGCACGGTGGCGGCAACGGACGCGATCCACCAACAACAGCAGAACGGGACGATCAACGTCACGACGGAGCAGCGCGGCGAGACGCTGACCGTCACTCTGTCCGCGTCCGGCGAGATGGCCGGGTACCAGGCGAACGTCACGTACGACCCGAGCGTGGTGACGTTCCGGGGAGCGACCGGCGTCGACTTCGCCGATCCGGTGGTGAACAACAACGGGGCGGCCGGCTGGGTGTTCCTCACACAGGCGGCTGCCGACGGCGTCGAGAACCCAGAGCTCGTCCAGATCACCTTCGAGGTCGTCGGGAACGGGAACCCCCAGATCGGCTTCGATCGGTCGAACACACTCCTCAACGACGCCGACGCGGAGGTTGTCGAGCCGACCTACGAGACGAACGAGGTCGGCAGTTTCACGGTCGCCACGGCGACCCCGACGGCGACCCCGTCACCGACTGTGACACGATCTGCGACAGACTCTCCGACCGCGACTCCGTCGGTGACAGACTCGCCGGCTACGGCCGACACGGCAACACCGCCCACCGGCACGTCGACGACACAGTCGACGGAGTCCGGCACGGCGACGTCCGGAACGACCACGCAGGACGCTGACGACGGACTCCTGTCGAGCCCGCTCCTCGTCGGGATCGGCGTCGGCGCCGGGATGGTGTTGCTGCTGGGGGCCGGTGTCCTCCTGGGACGGCGACTCTGA